In Heterodontus francisci isolate sHetFra1 chromosome 5, sHetFra1.hap1, whole genome shotgun sequence, one DNA window encodes the following:
- the LOC137369532 gene encoding leucine-rich repeat-containing protein 30-like — MSTGRLESAQTSLSLYSAKGMVGKLWKYRMEIDPSDDGKKKLKLKGRELLSAPLEIFDLGELQVLEMSPERESCLNYRMGTVPREIGQLSNLTVLKLDTNELREIPAEVGALQKLEMLTLSNNQLSSLPAETERLQQLQSLHLASNNFQQFPVQVCQLRRLSFLDASDNKIKSLPHSISNLERLETLLLYFNALQSLPDSICTLVSLCTLWLGKNQLRSLPNQFGQLVNLEWGRSHCSSNFEDNPLESPPPEICRGGPEEISRYFAVWDE, encoded by the coding sequence ATGTCAACAGGTCGATTGGAATCGGCTCAGACCAGCCTGTCGCTTTACTCTGCCAAGGGTATGGTGGGCAAGCTTTGGAAGTACAGGATGGAGATCGACCCCAGTGACGACGGCAAAAAGAAACTAAAGCTAAAGGGCAGGGAGCTGCTGTCGGCCCCGCTGGAGATATTCGACCTGGGGGAGCTGCAAGTGCTGGAGATGAGCCCGGAACGCGAGAGCTGTCTGAATTACAGGATGGGCACTGTCCCTCGGGAAATCGGGCAGCTGAGCAACCTCACCGTGCTGAAGCTGGACACCAACGAACTGCGGGAGATCCCAGCCGAGGTCGGAGCTCTGCAAAAGCTGGAGATGCTGACCCTCAGCAACAACCAGCTGAGCAGCCTTCCCGCCGAGACGGAGAGGCTGCAGCAGTTACAGAGTCTGCACTTGGCCAGCAATAACTTCCAGCAGTTCCCCGTCCAGGTGTGCCAGCTCCGGCGCTTGTCCTTTTTGGACGCCAGTGACAACAAGATAAAGTCTCTCCCCCACAGCATCAGCAACCTTGAGCGTTTAGAGACTTTGCTGCTGTATTTTAACGCGCTGCAGAGCCTGCCCGACTCCATCTGCACTCTCGTCAGCCTGTGCACCCTCTGGCTGGGGAAGAACCAGCTGAGGAGCCTCCCCAACCAATTCGGGCAGCTGGTGAACCTCGAGTGGGGTCGCAGTCACTGTTCCTCAAACTTCGAGGACAATCCGCTGGAATCGCCCCCTCCTGAGATATGTAGGGGCGGTCCTGAGGAGATCAGCCGCTACTTTGCTGTGTGGGATGAATGA